From one Silurus meridionalis isolate SWU-2019-XX chromosome 23, ASM1480568v1, whole genome shotgun sequence genomic stretch:
- the wdr21 gene encoding WD repeat domain 21, translating into MRRGNWRGRRNRRHHHHDSSEWRKRNHPSEPPESSDRSSGSDSASSSGSSAPAPELPGFYFDPEKNRYFRLLPGHNNCNPLTRELLEKKEQERKRTMLLLEDEQVRKKSPRTGLNSTLLLQRRRLGELHPNSYCRLVHEVKVSEMKRRKLELQSVDASSSNADNFRLIVADSACERVFTVNDVSHGGCKYGIMKFGGCGNGSLSAQMCDNLYFTNRKVNSVCWSSVTHSDSHVLLCLVGISQTPGCVSLLPASLFNNSNPDQPGMLCSFKISTAWSCAWCLNPQADKTFSTGLSRSVIVTDVVTGRRQTYSTGSDVLAQQFAVRAPVLFNGCRSGEIFSIDLRQRGRGRDHSWKSSRFHQDSAVTSIRLLQDENYLLAADMLGKIKLWDVRVKRAAMQYEGHHNEYAYLPLHLCEQEGLLLAVGQDCYTRLWSLRDGHLLRTIPSPHPAEKDSIPNVVFSSRLGGRRGLPGLLMAVCNNLYYYPYGDFQDGTLCETRG; encoded by the exons ATGAGGAGAGGGAACTGGAGAGGAAGGAGGAACAGacgccatcatcatcatgacaGTTCTGAGTGGAGAAAGAGGAACCATCCATCAGAGCCACCTGA ATCATCAGACAGAAGTTCAGGATCAGACTCTGCTTCATCCTCCGGATCCAGCGCTCCTGCTCCAG AGTTGCCTGGTTTTTACTTCGACCCGGAGAAGAACCGTTACTTCCGTCTGCTGCCGGGCCACAACAACTGCAATCCTTTAACGAGGGAATTGCTGGAGAAGAAGGAGCAAGAGAGGAAGAGGACGATGCTGCTGCTCGAGGACGAgcaggtgaggaag aaatctccacgCACTGGACTCAACTCCACACTGCTGCTGCAGAGGAGACGCCTGGGAGAACTGCACCCCAACTCCTActgcag attagtaCACGAGGTGAAGGTCAGCGAGATGAAGCGACGCAAGCTGGAGCTCCAGAGCGTCGACGCCAGCAGCTCCAACGCAGACAACTTCCGCCTGATCGTG GCGGACTCTGCGTGCGAGCGCGTCTTCACGGTGAACGACGTCTCTCACGGAGGCTGCAAGTACGGCATCATGAAGTTCGGCGGCTGCGGGAACGGCTCTCTGTCTGCACAGATGTGCGATAACCTGTACTTCACTAACCGCAAG GTGAACTCCGTGTGCTGGTCGTCTGTCACTCATTCTGACTCTCACGTCCT GTTGTGCTTGGTGGGGATTTCTCAGACTCCAGGCTGTGTCAGTTTGCTTCCCGCGTCTCTCTTCAACAACTCCAATCCCG ATCAGCCTGGGATGCTGTGCAGTTTTAAGATCTCGACAGCGTGGTCATGCGCATGGTGCCTGAACCCCCAGGCTGATAAAACCTTCAGTactg GTCTTTCCCGGAGCGTCATCGTGACTGACGTGGTGACGGGCCGAAGGCAGACGTACAGCACAGGGAGCGACGTATTGGCCCAGCAGTTCGCTGTCCGA GCCCCGGTGCTGTTCAACGGCTGCCGTTCAGGCGAGATCTTCAGCATCGACCTGAGGCAGCGCGGCCGTGGACGTGACCACAGCTGGAAGTCCTCGCGCTTCCATCAGGACTCGGCCGTTACATCTATACGCCTGCTGCAGGACGAGAACTACCTCCTCGCCGCCGACATGCTCGGAAAG ATTAAGCTGTGGGACGTCCGGGTGAAACGTGCGGCGATGCAGTACGAAGGCCACCACAACGAGTACGCCTACCTGCCCCTACACCTGTGTGAGCAAGAAGGGCTACTCCTCGCAG TGGGGCAGGACTGCTACACACGTCTGTGGAGTCTTCGAGACGGACATCTGCTCAGGACCATCCCGTCCCCTCACCCTGCAGAGAAGGACTCCATCCCTAACGTGGTGTTCTCCTCACGGCTTGGGGGACGCAGAGGACTTCCCGGCCTCCTCATGGCCGTCTGCAACAACCTCTATTACTACCCTTATGGGGACTTTCAGGACGGGACGTTATGCGAGACACGGGGTTAa